The genomic DNA TGACTCAATACTATTAGCGTATGGAAGCGAAACGGTTACCACTGCATCTGCATACCTCATCGTCTTTTTTTCCAATCTTCTATCAATTCTTTTTCTAAAATTTGGAAAAGTATAAACTGGATTTTCAGTCCAGGTATCACGAAAGTCTGCAACCCAGGGTAATCCAAATTTTTTCTTTATATTATAAGCAACAATATGGCTTGTGGGAAAGGGAATACTACTCAATATGACATCAAAATATTCTTTTCTTAAAACTTTACCTGCTGATTTAAGGGCAGATTTCTTCCATCCCTTTTCAGTATCAGGATAAGCAAAAAAAGTCTGATACCATTTCATTATGAAATCAATAAAAGAATCCTTTGAAATTATACCAACAGATTCTTTTATCTGCTCGGTTATACTCTCTTTTATTTCAAAGCCAAGTAACTTAAATATCTTTCTCCAAAACCAGAAAATATCACCATGATAAGGCACTTCTATAATTCTAGCCCTTTCTAAAAATTGCTTAGGGAAACCGAGTTGACTTTCTGCCTTATCATCCAGAGGGGGTGTAACTATTGTTGCCTGCCACCCAAATTCTGGCAAATAAGTTGATATGCCCGGTATTCGTGGAAAAGCATGATATAAATTAGCAATAATCAAAACTTTTTTCATGGTTTTAATGTTGATTCAATTATATATCCGTATTTTGCCCAATCTCCAGCCCAAATATTTTCTGGAATTTTAGTAAATTTTATTTTATTTGGGAGAATAAAATCTTTTAATATATTTTTGTAATTATGTGCCCAATGATCATTATAAATTGATGTTTGTGAATTACTATGCCATTCCACAAATATCAGTGTTTTTCGCACAACACGAACTAATTGCTTTATTACCTTTTCAATTTTGTCTGGAGCAATATAAATTAAAACTGCATCAGTTAAAGCCAGGTCAATGCTTTTATCTGAGAATGAACATAAGTTTTCAGATTTACCTACACCCAGAGAGACAGAATTAATACCTTCTGCCGCAAAGAAGTTACGACCTACTTCCACAGCATTTTTATTAATGTCAATTCCATAAAGTTTTACCTTTGGAAATCTCTTTGCAATTAGATAAAGGTTAGGACCAGCACCACAGCCGATTTCAATCAACGATTCAAATGGAGAATACAAATCTATCCTTTCAATTAAAAATTTGCGATGCGGATGTAATAATGATTCTGAGGAAATACAGGCTTTTGCCCATGTCCTTTTTCGAGATCGCCAATAAATTTCATCAACTTTTGTTCCAAGAACTTTATCTAATACCTGCTTAACTGTTCTTAATGATTTCTTCATAAATCTTTTCCATCTTTCCCATTTCTTTGTAGTAATTATTTTTTTCATTGATTATTTCCCTACCATTTTCGCTAATTTTTTTTCTTATTTCATCGTGTTCAAACAAGTAAATTATTTTTTCAGCCAGTATTTTGGGATTTTTGA from bacterium includes the following:
- a CDS encoding methyltransferase domain-containing protein gives rise to the protein MKKSLRTVKQVLDKVLGTKVDEIYWRSRKRTWAKACISSESLLHPHRKFLIERIDLYSPFESLIEIGCGAGPNLYLIAKRFPKVKLYGIDINKNAVEVGRNFFAAEGINSVSLGVGKSENLCSFSDKSIDLALTDAVLIYIAPDKIEKVIKQLVRVVRKTLIFVEWHSNSQTSIYNDHWAHNYKNILKDFILPNKIKFTKIPENIWAGDWAKYGYIIESTLKP